In the genome of Drosophila subpulchrella strain 33 F10 #4 breed RU33 chromosome 2L, RU_Dsub_v1.1 Primary Assembly, whole genome shotgun sequence, one region contains:
- the LOC119546528 gene encoding protein decapentaplegic isoform X1 translates to MQRSRTARIGCCCSCSQRICGFWSVTERRAAGAPELQATMRAWLLLLAVLATFQTIVRVASTEDISQRFIAAIAPVAAQIPLEGSGSGSGSVPISRSDSRSGGASTSTALAKAFNPFNEPSSFSDSDKSHLSKNKHNKKAHHSNSDANNRQFNEVHKPRTDQLENSKNKSKQLVNKPNNKMAVKEQKNHKKNHSHHQRSHQQQAKKAASSSTESHQSSIESIFVEEPTLVLDREVASINVPANAGAIIAEQGPSTYSKEALIKDKLKPDPSTLVEIEKSLLSLFNMKRPPKIDRSKIIIPEPMKRLYAEIMGHELDSVNIPKPGLLTKSANTVRSFTHKDSKIDDRFPHHHRFRLHFDVKSIPADEKLKAAELQLTRDALSPQVVARTSSANRTRYQVLVYDITRVGVRGQREPSYLLLDTKTVRLNSTDTVSLDVQPAVDRWLASPQRNYGLLVEVRTVRSLKPAPHHHVRLRRSADEAHERWQHKQPLLFTYTDDGRHKARSIRDVSGGEAGGGGGKGGRNKRQPRRPARRKNHDDTCRRHSLYVDFSDVGWDDWIVAPLGYDAYYCHGKCPFPLADHFNSTNHAVVQTLVNNMNPGKVPKACCVPTQLDSVAMLYLNDQSTVVLKNYQEMTVVGCGCR, encoded by the exons AGTTGCAAGCGACCATGCGCGCATGGCTTCTACTCCTCGCAGTGCTGGCGACCTTTCAGACGATCGTTCGAGTTGCTAGCACCGAGGATATATCCCAGAGATTCATCGCCGCCATAGCGCCCGTAGCCGCTCAGATTCCGCTAGAAGGATCAGGATCAGGATCGGGATCAGTACCAATATCACGATCTGATTCGAGATCGGGCGGAGCATCAACCAGCACAGCATTAGCAAAAGCATTTAATCCATTTAACGAACCCTCCTCGTTCAGTGATAGTGATAAAAGCCATCTGAGTAAAAACAAGCACAACAAAAAAGCACATCATAGCAACAGTGACGCGAACAATCGACAGTTCAACGAAGTGCATAAACCAAGAACAGACCAATTAGAAAATTCCAAAAATAAGTCTAAACAATTAGTTAATAAACCCAACAACAAAATGGCTGTCAAGGAGCAGAAGAACCACAAGAAGAACCATAGCCACCATCAGCGTAGCCATCAGCAGCAGGCCAAAAAGGCGGCATCCTCATCCACAGAATCTCATCAATCGTCGATTGAATCAATCTTCGTGGAGGAGCCGACGCTGGTCCTCGATCGCGAGGTGGCCTCCATCAATGTGCCGGCCAATGCCGGGGCCATCATCGCCGAGCAGGGCCCGTCCACCTACAGCAAGGAGGCGCTGATCAAGGACAAGCTCAAGCCGGACCCCTCCACTCTAGTCGAGATCGAGAAGAGCCTGCTCTCGCTGTTCAACATGAAGCGGCCGCCCAAGATCGACCGCTCCAAGATCATCATCCCCGAGCCGATGAAGCGGCTCTACGCCGAGATCATGGGCCACGAGCTCGACTCGGTCAACATCCCCAAGCCGGGACTGCTGACCAAGTCGGCCAACACAGTGCGAAGTTTTACACACAAAG ATAGTAAAATCGACGATCGGTTTCCGCACCACCATCGGTTTCGGCTGCACTTCGACGTGAAGAGCATTCCCGCCGACGAGAAGCTGAAGGCCGCCGAGCTGCAGCTGACGCGGGACGCCCTCAGTCCGCAGGTGGTGGCCAGGACGTCGTCGGCGAACCGCACACGCTACCAGGTGCTCGTCTACGACATCACGCGGGTGGGGGTGCGTGGCCAGCGGGAGCCGAGCTATCTGCTGCTGGACACCAAGACGGTCCGGCTGAACAGCACGGACACGGTGAGCCTCGATGTCCAGCCGGCCGTGGACCGGTGGCTGGCGAGTCCGCAGCGTAACTACGGGCTGCTGGTGGAGGTGAGGACGGTGCGGTCCCTGAAGCCGGCGCCACACCATCATGTGCGCCTGCGCCGCAGCGCGGACGAGGCGCACGAGCGGTGGCAGCACAAGCAGCCGCTGCTGTTCACCTACACGGATGATGGGCGGCACAAGGCGCGCTCCATCCGGGATGTGTCCGGAGGAGAGGCGGGCGGTGGCGGTGGCAAGGGCGGCAGGAATAAGCGGCAACCGAGGAGACCGGCTCGCCGCAAGAACCACGACGACACCTGCCGGCGGCACTCGCTGTATGTGGATTTCTCCGACGTTGGCTGGGATGATTGGATTGTGGCACCCCTGGGCTATGATGCGTACTACTGTCACGGCAAGTGCCCCTTCCCGCTGGCCGATCACTTCAACTCCACCAATCATGCCGTGGTGCAGACCCTGGTCAACAACATGAATCCCGGCAAGGTGCCAAAGGCGTGCTGCGTGCCCACGCAACTGGACAGCGTGGCCATGCTCTATCTCAACGACCAAAGTACGGTGGTGCTGAAGAACTACCAGGAGATGACCGTGGTGGGCTGTGGCTGTCGATAG
- the LOC119546528 gene encoding protein decapentaplegic isoform X2, with the protein MRAWLLLLAVLATFQTIVRVASTEDISQRFIAAIAPVAAQIPLEGSGSGSGSVPISRSDSRSGGASTSTALAKAFNPFNEPSSFSDSDKSHLSKNKHNKKAHHSNSDANNRQFNEVHKPRTDQLENSKNKSKQLVNKPNNKMAVKEQKNHKKNHSHHQRSHQQQAKKAASSSTESHQSSIESIFVEEPTLVLDREVASINVPANAGAIIAEQGPSTYSKEALIKDKLKPDPSTLVEIEKSLLSLFNMKRPPKIDRSKIIIPEPMKRLYAEIMGHELDSVNIPKPGLLTKSANTVRSFTHKDSKIDDRFPHHHRFRLHFDVKSIPADEKLKAAELQLTRDALSPQVVARTSSANRTRYQVLVYDITRVGVRGQREPSYLLLDTKTVRLNSTDTVSLDVQPAVDRWLASPQRNYGLLVEVRTVRSLKPAPHHHVRLRRSADEAHERWQHKQPLLFTYTDDGRHKARSIRDVSGGEAGGGGGKGGRNKRQPRRPARRKNHDDTCRRHSLYVDFSDVGWDDWIVAPLGYDAYYCHGKCPFPLADHFNSTNHAVVQTLVNNMNPGKVPKACCVPTQLDSVAMLYLNDQSTVVLKNYQEMTVVGCGCR; encoded by the exons ATGCGCGCATGGCTTCTACTCCTCGCAGTGCTGGCGACCTTTCAGACGATCGTTCGAGTTGCTAGCACCGAGGATATATCCCAGAGATTCATCGCCGCCATAGCGCCCGTAGCCGCTCAGATTCCGCTAGAAGGATCAGGATCAGGATCGGGATCAGTACCAATATCACGATCTGATTCGAGATCGGGCGGAGCATCAACCAGCACAGCATTAGCAAAAGCATTTAATCCATTTAACGAACCCTCCTCGTTCAGTGATAGTGATAAAAGCCATCTGAGTAAAAACAAGCACAACAAAAAAGCACATCATAGCAACAGTGACGCGAACAATCGACAGTTCAACGAAGTGCATAAACCAAGAACAGACCAATTAGAAAATTCCAAAAATAAGTCTAAACAATTAGTTAATAAACCCAACAACAAAATGGCTGTCAAGGAGCAGAAGAACCACAAGAAGAACCATAGCCACCATCAGCGTAGCCATCAGCAGCAGGCCAAAAAGGCGGCATCCTCATCCACAGAATCTCATCAATCGTCGATTGAATCAATCTTCGTGGAGGAGCCGACGCTGGTCCTCGATCGCGAGGTGGCCTCCATCAATGTGCCGGCCAATGCCGGGGCCATCATCGCCGAGCAGGGCCCGTCCACCTACAGCAAGGAGGCGCTGATCAAGGACAAGCTCAAGCCGGACCCCTCCACTCTAGTCGAGATCGAGAAGAGCCTGCTCTCGCTGTTCAACATGAAGCGGCCGCCCAAGATCGACCGCTCCAAGATCATCATCCCCGAGCCGATGAAGCGGCTCTACGCCGAGATCATGGGCCACGAGCTCGACTCGGTCAACATCCCCAAGCCGGGACTGCTGACCAAGTCGGCCAACACAGTGCGAAGTTTTACACACAAAG ATAGTAAAATCGACGATCGGTTTCCGCACCACCATCGGTTTCGGCTGCACTTCGACGTGAAGAGCATTCCCGCCGACGAGAAGCTGAAGGCCGCCGAGCTGCAGCTGACGCGGGACGCCCTCAGTCCGCAGGTGGTGGCCAGGACGTCGTCGGCGAACCGCACACGCTACCAGGTGCTCGTCTACGACATCACGCGGGTGGGGGTGCGTGGCCAGCGGGAGCCGAGCTATCTGCTGCTGGACACCAAGACGGTCCGGCTGAACAGCACGGACACGGTGAGCCTCGATGTCCAGCCGGCCGTGGACCGGTGGCTGGCGAGTCCGCAGCGTAACTACGGGCTGCTGGTGGAGGTGAGGACGGTGCGGTCCCTGAAGCCGGCGCCACACCATCATGTGCGCCTGCGCCGCAGCGCGGACGAGGCGCACGAGCGGTGGCAGCACAAGCAGCCGCTGCTGTTCACCTACACGGATGATGGGCGGCACAAGGCGCGCTCCATCCGGGATGTGTCCGGAGGAGAGGCGGGCGGTGGCGGTGGCAAGGGCGGCAGGAATAAGCGGCAACCGAGGAGACCGGCTCGCCGCAAGAACCACGACGACACCTGCCGGCGGCACTCGCTGTATGTGGATTTCTCCGACGTTGGCTGGGATGATTGGATTGTGGCACCCCTGGGCTATGATGCGTACTACTGTCACGGCAAGTGCCCCTTCCCGCTGGCCGATCACTTCAACTCCACCAATCATGCCGTGGTGCAGACCCTGGTCAACAACATGAATCCCGGCAAGGTGCCAAAGGCGTGCTGCGTGCCCACGCAACTGGACAGCGTGGCCATGCTCTATCTCAACGACCAAAGTACGGTGGTGCTGAAGAACTACCAGGAGATGACCGTGGTGGGCTGTGGCTGTCGATAG